One Halostella salina genomic region harbors:
- a CDS encoding ABC transporter ATP-binding protein — protein MTGPNREPASAGGQLLTADGVSLAYGEVSVLDDVSVRLDRGTVTAVVGPNGSGKTTLAEVVAGLRRPDAGDVSLDATGERPVGFLPQAPRFRPAFTVAETLRFYADLLSASVDVAAAMERVGLADAADRRVDALSGGMRRLLGVATSFLGDPALVVLDEPTSGLDPRMTRHVFEAAATRSDAGTAVLLTTHDMAAAADADEVLVLHRGEIAARGSPADLRERTGTDSLSAAFFEVVGTTPTVQTGVA, from the coding sequence ATGACTGGACCGAACCGCGAACCCGCATCGGCGGGCGGGCAGCTCCTCACGGCCGACGGCGTGAGCCTCGCCTACGGCGAGGTGTCGGTACTCGACGACGTGTCCGTCCGGCTCGACCGGGGGACGGTGACGGCGGTCGTCGGGCCGAACGGGTCCGGGAAGACGACGCTCGCCGAGGTCGTCGCCGGCCTGCGCCGCCCCGACGCGGGCGACGTGTCGCTCGACGCGACGGGAGAGCGACCGGTGGGCTTCCTGCCGCAGGCCCCCCGATTCAGGCCGGCGTTCACCGTCGCCGAGACGCTCCGGTTCTACGCCGACCTCCTGTCGGCGTCGGTTGACGTGGCGGCGGCGATGGAACGGGTCGGTCTCGCCGACGCCGCCGACCGGCGAGTCGACGCGCTCTCCGGCGGGATGCGGCGGCTGCTCGGGGTCGCGACGAGCTTCCTCGGCGACCCGGCGCTGGTCGTCCTCGACGAACCGACCAGCGGACTCGACCCCCGGATGACGAGGCACGTCTTCGAGGCCGCCGCGACGCGTTCGGACGCCGGGACCGCCGTCCTTCTGACGACCCACGACATGGCCGCCGCCGCGGACGCCGACGAGGTGCTCGTTCTCCACCGGGGGGAGATCGCCGCCCGCGGTTCGCCGGCCGACCTCCGCGAACGGACGGGCACCGACTCGCTGTCGGCGGCGTTCTTCGAGGTGGTCGGCACGACCCCGACGGTGCAGACGGGGGTGGCCTGA
- a CDS encoding ABC transporter permease → MADGGNDLTAADRFTTVFERELVTLRRSRTVWLLGGSFLAAVVGIGLASGANGYVPLVLTLMTPVELLVPVVSAAAGYRAVLADRVRGETSVLRTYPVGSGTYVAGVYCGRLVWVLGVVVASLLAAGATVSVADPPADVLAQYSGLDSPVYYLRFVVLTAVFAAVVLALVVLLSSLVRTDRRGVVAALTFVVVLSFGADLLVLFGVAGGVVGGNALPWYLAMTPASAYRGLVTAYVVAPVAETAVRPAAPVASAVGLGVWFVLSLLAAGVVVWDASPYGRVE, encoded by the coding sequence GTGGCCGACGGCGGGAACGACCTGACGGCGGCCGACCGGTTCACCACGGTGTTCGAGCGCGAGCTCGTGACCCTCCGCCGCAGTCGGACCGTGTGGCTGCTCGGCGGCAGCTTCCTCGCGGCCGTCGTCGGTATCGGCCTCGCGAGCGGTGCGAACGGATACGTGCCGCTCGTGCTGACGCTCATGACGCCCGTCGAACTCCTGGTGCCGGTGGTTTCGGCGGCGGCCGGCTACCGCGCGGTGCTGGCGGACCGGGTCCGCGGCGAGACGAGCGTCCTCAGGACGTACCCGGTCGGCTCCGGCACGTACGTTGCCGGCGTCTACTGCGGCAGGCTGGTGTGGGTCCTGGGGGTCGTCGTCGCCTCGCTGTTGGCGGCCGGGGCGACGGTGTCGGTCGCCGACCCGCCTGCGGACGTGCTTGCACAGTACAGCGGGCTCGACTCACCGGTGTACTACCTCCGGTTCGTCGTCCTGACGGCGGTGTTTGCTGCCGTCGTGCTCGCGCTGGTCGTCCTCCTCTCGTCGCTCGTCCGGACTGACCGACGGGGCGTCGTCGCTGCGCTAACGTTCGTCGTCGTGCTGTCGTTCGGGGCGGACCTGCTGGTCCTGTTCGGCGTGGCCGGCGGCGTCGTCGGCGGGAACGCTCTGCCCTGGTACCTCGCGATGACCCCTGCGAGTGCGTACCGCGGGCTGGTGACGGCGTACGTCGTCGCGCCGGTCGCCGAGACGGCCGTTCGGCCCGCTGCGCCGGTCGCAAGCGCCGTGGGTCTCGGGGTCTGGTTCGTCCTTTCGCTGCTTGCAGCCGGGGTCGTCGTCTGGGACGCGTCGCCGTACGGCCGAGTCGAGTGA